The following are from one region of the Numenius arquata chromosome 23, bNumArq3.hap1.1, whole genome shotgun sequence genome:
- the PDK2 gene encoding pyruvate dehydrogenase kinase, isozyme 2 isoform X2, with product MRLLRWLGKRAALAGVPTYIEHFSKFSPSPLSMKQFLDFGSSNACEKTSFAFLRQELPVRLSNIMKEINLLPDRVLRTPSVQLVQSWYVQSLLDIMEFLDRDPEDQATLGQFTDALVTIRNRHNDVVPTMAQGVIEYKEAYGDDPVSNQNIQYFLDRFYLSRISIRMLINQHTLLFDGSTNPAHPKHIGSIDPHCSVANVVRDAYNMAKLLCDKYYMSSPDLEIEEVNASNSQQPISIVYVPSHLYHMLFELFKNAMRATVESHENSPRLPAIKVMVALGQEDLSIKMSDRGMGVPLRKIERLFSYMYSTAPTPQLGTGGTPLAGFGYGLPISRLYAKYFQGDLQLFSMEGFGTDAVIYLKALSTDSVERLPVYNKSAWRHYQASQEAGDWCVPSTEPKNTSTYRVP from the exons ATGAGGCTACTACGATGGCTGGGCAAGCGGGCGGCGCTGGCCGGCGTCCCCACCTACATCGAGCACTTCAGCAAGTTCTCGCCGTCGCCGCTCTCCATGAAGCAGTTCCTGGACTTCG GCTCCAGCAATGCCTGTGAGAAGacctcctttgccttcctgcgCCAGGAGCTGCCCGTCCGCCTCTCCAACATCATGAAGGAGATCAACCTCCTGCCCGACCGTGTCCTGCGCACCCCCTCCGTCCAGCTGGTCCAGAGCTG GTACGTCCAGAGCCTGCTGGACATCATGGAGTTCCTCGACAGGGACCCTGAGGACCAGGCCACCCTTGGACA GTTCACGGACGCCCTGGTCACCATCCGGAACCGGCACAACGACGTGGTACCCACCATGGCACAGGGGGTCATCGAGTACAAGGAGGCCTACGGGGACGACCCCGTCTCCAACCAGAACATCCAGTACTTCCTCGACCGCTTCTACCTGAGCCGCATCTCCATCCGCATGCTCATCAACCAGCACA cGCTGCTCTTCGACGGCAGCACCAACCCTGCACACCCCAAGCACATCGGGAGCATCGACCCCCACTGCAGCGTGGCCAACGTGGTGAGAG ATGCCTACAACATGGCCAAGCTCCTGTGTGACAAGTACTACATGTCCTCACCCGACCTGGAGATCGAGGAGGTGAACG cgaGCAACTCCCAGCAGCCCATCAGCATTGTCTACGTCCCCTCCCACCTCTACCACATGCTCTTCGAGCTCTTCAAG AACGCCATGCGAGCCACCGTGGAGAGCCACGAGAACAGCCCGCGCCTGCCGGCCATCAAGGTGATGGTGGCCCTGGGCCAGGAGGACCTCTCCATCAAG ATGAGTGACCGGGGCATGGGTGTCCCCCTGCGGAAGATCGAGCGTCTCTTCAGCTACATGTACTCCAccgctcccaccccacagctgggcACCGGGGGGACCCCCCTG GCCGGCTTTGGCTACGGCTTGCCCATCTCCCGCCTCTACGCCAAGTACTTCCAGGGGGACCTGCAGCTCTTCTCCATGGAGGGCTTCGGCACCGACGCTGTCATCTACCTAAAG GCCCTGTCCACGGACTCGGTGGAGCGGTTGCCGGTCTACAACAAGTCGGCGTGGCGGCACTACCAGGCCAGCCAGGAGGCAGGGGACTGGTGTGTCCCCAGCACCGAGCCCAAGAACACCTCCACTTACCGTGTCCCCTAG
- the PDK2 gene encoding pyruvate dehydrogenase kinase, isozyme 2 isoform X1: MRLLRWLGKRAALAGVPTYIEHFSKFSPSPLSMKQFLDFGSSNACEKTSFAFLRQELPVRLSNIMKEINLLPDRVLRTPSVQLVQSWYVQSLLDIMEFLDRDPEDQATLGQFTDALVTIRNRHNDVVPTMAQGVIEYKEAYGDDPVSNQNIQYFLDRFYLSRISIRMLINQHTLLFDGSTNPAHPKHIGSIDPHCSVANVVRDAYNMAKLLCDKYYMSSPDLEIEEVNASNSQQPISIVYVPSHLYHMLFELFKNAMRATVESHENSPRLPAIKVMVALGQEDLSIKMSDRGMGVPLRKIERLFSYMYSTAPTPQLGTGGTPLVGAPLAGFGYGLPISRLYAKYFQGDLQLFSMEGFGTDAVIYLKALSTDSVERLPVYNKSAWRHYQASQEAGDWCVPSTEPKNTSTYRVP; this comes from the exons ATGAGGCTACTACGATGGCTGGGCAAGCGGGCGGCGCTGGCCGGCGTCCCCACCTACATCGAGCACTTCAGCAAGTTCTCGCCGTCGCCGCTCTCCATGAAGCAGTTCCTGGACTTCG GCTCCAGCAATGCCTGTGAGAAGacctcctttgccttcctgcgCCAGGAGCTGCCCGTCCGCCTCTCCAACATCATGAAGGAGATCAACCTCCTGCCCGACCGTGTCCTGCGCACCCCCTCCGTCCAGCTGGTCCAGAGCTG GTACGTCCAGAGCCTGCTGGACATCATGGAGTTCCTCGACAGGGACCCTGAGGACCAGGCCACCCTTGGACA GTTCACGGACGCCCTGGTCACCATCCGGAACCGGCACAACGACGTGGTACCCACCATGGCACAGGGGGTCATCGAGTACAAGGAGGCCTACGGGGACGACCCCGTCTCCAACCAGAACATCCAGTACTTCCTCGACCGCTTCTACCTGAGCCGCATCTCCATCCGCATGCTCATCAACCAGCACA cGCTGCTCTTCGACGGCAGCACCAACCCTGCACACCCCAAGCACATCGGGAGCATCGACCCCCACTGCAGCGTGGCCAACGTGGTGAGAG ATGCCTACAACATGGCCAAGCTCCTGTGTGACAAGTACTACATGTCCTCACCCGACCTGGAGATCGAGGAGGTGAACG cgaGCAACTCCCAGCAGCCCATCAGCATTGTCTACGTCCCCTCCCACCTCTACCACATGCTCTTCGAGCTCTTCAAG AACGCCATGCGAGCCACCGTGGAGAGCCACGAGAACAGCCCGCGCCTGCCGGCCATCAAGGTGATGGTGGCCCTGGGCCAGGAGGACCTCTCCATCAAG ATGAGTGACCGGGGCATGGGTGTCCCCCTGCGGAAGATCGAGCGTCTCTTCAGCTACATGTACTCCAccgctcccaccccacagctgggcACCGGGGGGACCCCCCTGGTAGGTGCCCCCCTG GCCGGCTTTGGCTACGGCTTGCCCATCTCCCGCCTCTACGCCAAGTACTTCCAGGGGGACCTGCAGCTCTTCTCCATGGAGGGCTTCGGCACCGACGCTGTCATCTACCTAAAG GCCCTGTCCACGGACTCGGTGGAGCGGTTGCCGGTCTACAACAAGTCGGCGTGGCGGCACTACCAGGCCAGCCAGGAGGCAGGGGACTGGTGTGTCCCCAGCACCGAGCCCAAGAACACCTCCACTTACCGTGTCCCCTAG
- the SAMD14 gene encoding sterile alpha motif domain-containing protein 14 has translation MSVSKLQDTDEVFDFTAVVPETPRLDSSLQKARARLLAKGRRHRPSRSRLRDSASSTEGDEGPEAAGVEGDGGPPAPSPFSHSAEFSFEAGAVQRVLGDPLAPSSPLSRYQPLTNASSQEGLAGTPSPKSCHSSDSSPGFARRDARPQRHSEDDSRDMSPPEPASPTVGLDKKTRRKFLDLGVTLRRASSSKSRKEKGSNRLSMGSREAAEGPGRPSGSPFLPFSWFSDGARGSASPGSASPAGSPRHEGLSPAKSASQDSTLSEDSPPPSASPRLPGPMATKYSYPYHTLSQSSDEFLDEPLGAAAGWTCHQVGQWLESLNLEQYVEEFSAHGVDGPRLLHLDGAKLKALGVGSSQDRAVLKRKLKELSLAVEKERKAQEKAEKQREKQKKKDQEQRRS, from the exons aTGTCGGTCTCCAAACTGCAGGACACGGATGAGGTTTTCG ATTTTACCGCTGTGGTTCCAGAGACGCCGCGCCTGGACAGTAGCCTGCAGAAGGCCCGTGCCCGGCTCCTAGCCAAGGGCCGCCGCCACCGGCCCTCCCGCTCCCGCCTGCGAGACAGCGCCAGCTCCACCGAGGGTGACGAGGGGCCCGAGGCGGCG GGAGTGGAGGGCGATGgcggccccccggccccctcaCCCTTCTCCCACAGCGCCGAGTTCTCCTTCGAGGCGGGGGCGGTGCAGCGGGTGCTGGGGGACCCCCTGGCCCCCTCGTCCCCCCTCAGCCGCTACCAGCCCCTCACCAACGCCTCGTCCCAGGAGGGGCTGGCGGGCACCCCCTCGCCCAAGTCCTGCCACAGCTCCGACAGCTCGCCTGGCTTTGCCCGCCGCGATGCCCGGCCCCAGCGGCACAGCGAAG ATGATAGCCGGGACATGAGCCCCCCCGAGCCGGCCAGCCCCACCGTGGGGCTCGATAAGAAAACGAGGAGGAAGTTCTTGGATTTGGG GGTGACCCTGCGCCGAGCATCCTCCAGCAAGAGCCGGAAGGAGAAGGGCAGCAACCGCCTGTCCATGGGCAGCAG ggaggcagcagagggtCCTGGCCGCCCCTCGGGGTCCcccttcctgcccttctcctgGTTCTCGGATGGTGCGAGGGGCTCAGCTTCCCCTGGCTCCGCGTCTCCTGCCGGCTCCCCCCGGCacgaggggctcagccctgccaaaTCTGCCTCCCAG gaCTCAACGCTGAGCGAGGACTCCCCACCGCCCAGCGCCAGCCCACGCCTGCCCGGCCCCATGGCGACCAAGTACTCCTACCCCTACCACACCCTGTCACAGTCCTCGGACGAG TTTCTGGATGAGCCCCTCGGCGCAGCTGCAGGCTGGACGTGCCATCAGGTGGGACAGTGGCTGGAGAGCCTCAACCTGGAGCAGTACGTGGAGGAGTTCTCGGCCCACGGTGTCGATGGACCTCGGCTGCTGCACCTTGATGGTGCCAAGCTCAAG GCGCTGGGGGTGGGCAGCTCTCAGGACCGTGCCGTGCTGAAGAggaagctgaaggagctgagcCTGGCCGTGGAGAAAGAGCGCAAGGCCCAGGAGAAGGCGGAGAAGCAGCgggagaagcagaagaagaaGGACCAGGAGCAGCGGCGGAGCTAA